The Blastopirellula marina genome contains a region encoding:
- a CDS encoding DUF1257 domain-containing protein translates to MSHVVTIETKVRDLNALRSAANRLSLPAPTFGQTKLFNASAIGWRIELPGWQYPVVVDTDSGRLNYDNFEGRWGNPKELERLLQAYAIECATIEARKKGYTTSEQSLSDGSDLQPKN, encoded by the coding sequence ATGTCACATGTTGTCACCATCGAGACAAAAGTTCGCGACCTGAACGCACTCAGGTCCGCTGCAAACCGGTTGAGTTTGCCTGCTCCAACCTTCGGGCAGACTAAGCTATTTAACGCTTCGGCAATTGGTTGGCGTATCGAGTTGCCCGGTTGGCAATATCCGGTGGTCGTTGATACGGACTCGGGCCGCCTGAACTACGACAATTTCGAGGGACGTTGGGGGAACCCCAAGGAACTCGAACGATTGTTGCAGGCCTATGCCATCGAATGTGCAACCATTGAGGCTCGCAAGAAGGGTTATACGACCTCAGAGCAAAGCCTT